The region GCAAGTGACTTAATTCCGAATAACACATGGCAAATGCAAAGAAAAAATATTAGCTATCTACTTATaccggctaataatcacccatggtccctgaactttaggTCTACGGGCACAAAACATCAGGgtgtttagcgcccgtttttaaacatcaaggGGTTTTGTGCCCGTAGCCCTAAAGttcaggggccatgggtgattattagccactTATAACATTGGAGAAACATTGCACTCACACTCAATCTTATCTTCTTTGTATTCTGCATCTTCAATGGCTGTTACATACAGGGAGGCTTTATCTGGTAGAAGAATTCCATCATTGACCTAAAAGCAAGCAGAGGATAAGTCAGGCAATTATTCACAATACGTCAAACAGTAAAAACTCCATATACCCATGTTTTACACAGGAGGAAAGGAATAAAAAGAAGAGTTAATTTTAAGATGCAATGATCAAGTAATGATAGCCAAGAGATTCAAGACACACATGAACTCATACTCATAGTAATCAATATCATGTAACCAGAAGCTACCATCTTAAGAAACAACAATCACGTACATGTATTTAAAAGAAAACTTCATTTCTTCCAATCCCATTATCCAGCATTACAAGTTTCAGAAGGAACAATAATGCATCCAAGTGGTCTATCATATCAACTTTAGAACATGTTTTGTTTCTCAATATTTATGCAGCATCAAAGAACAAATCTTAGatagaaaaggtgaaacataagtTAAACGTACCAGCCATTTATCTCGAGCATACAGGACTGTGTCTAACATGTTCTCGTATAGAAGGAAATATCCCATCCACTCTGAAATGATGATATCAACTTTTGGAACTGGAAGCTCAAGCTCTTCAACCTTTCCCTTCAAAACAGTTACCACTGCGGCAATAAAACACAAGCAGACAAAATGTTATTTCatgaaataaatatgaaaaaaataatcaaacgcACATAAAACAAAAGTTTCATACCGTCGGAAAACCCATTCGACTCAACAATCTGTTTTGCCATATCAGCCATAGAAGAGCACTCAATCTGACAAAAAACCCAACAACCATATTTAACATGCATAACCATACCGCATAACAAAACCgcaaaatttcattaaaaaaacttGCAAAGAAGCGGAAACACGTACTGCATAAACATGAGCTGCCCCAGCTTTGGCACAAAATAGTGATAAAATTCCGGTACCAGCACCAACATCAAGTACAACTTTATCCTTAAATAAAAACCTATTCTGGTAaataacattttgatatgttttagTTCTCACCACATCCTTAAGCATTTCCTGCAAACACCAACAGATAgttataataaacataaattagTAACCAACTCAGCAAAAACAAACCTATTAAAACTATAGATTCGAACGTTCCGTTGTAGTTCGAGTTCGAGGTGCTGAACACACTTACTTCATGAATACCTGAATACAAAAACAAATAGTtagttattataattaaacaaatcTATGGATAATACAACTTTTGGTTGAAGCTAGAGAGAAAACAGTTACCGAAATGAGAGTAGGAATCGAAGTAATAATCGGCGCTAGTCTTGTCATCAGCTCTATCGATAGTACTAGGTTCTGCCATGGATTCAACTTCGTCCATCGGAACGGCGTTGTCGTCGCCGGCTAAAGTTGACTTTTGAAGAGTTGATGTCAACTCTTCGTCGGCGTCGTCAAAGCGGGTCCTGGTGCCTTGGCTCATTGAGGTGTGattgttgttgttgttcttTCTACGACCCATTTTAGGAGATTAAATAGGggtttttcttttgaatttggCTATGGAGGCTGTTGGAAAGAGAGGTTGGAATAAATTAGGGTTTATGTCATTTGATAGGGTTTATGGGGAAGAATGctctctttttaaaaacaaaatattttagaatttttttcataaatggaaatgaaaactcgtgtcttatttttttaaaataccaatgttttaaaaccggaccggcaAAAAACCCGGTGTGATCAGCGGTTCATGgtttaaccggttcaaccggttcaaccgctGGTTCAACCGTTTAAATAGAAATTAGTAATTCaatataagtatataaataaacctaataaaaatataagaacaGGCTCGAATAGAGATTTGGGCCTATTTACTGGTGTGGGCCAAAAGTGACTTTAAAAAGAGTTAATTAGACAAAATACTACAATATGTAAACTTAATTAGATAATTACGGTGTCAtctttcttttttgataattacaatttgttcttttttaatttcattttaagcTTTCTATTTTAGACAAATACTTTTATCTCTTCATCTCCTTCTTTTGTTCTCAGCCAAA is a window of Mercurialis annua linkage group LG2, ddMerAnnu1.2, whole genome shotgun sequence DNA encoding:
- the LOC126669992 gene encoding probable protein arginine N-methyltransferase 1.2, which produces MGRRKNNNNNHTSMSQGTRTRFDDADEELTSTLQKSTLAGDDNAVPMDEVESMAEPSTIDRADDKTSADYYFDSYSHFGIHEEMLKDVVRTKTYQNVIYQNRFLFKDKVVLDVGAGTGILSLFCAKAGAAHVYAIECSSMADMAKQIVESNGFSDVVTVLKGKVEELELPVPKVDIIISEWMGYFLLYENMLDTVLYARDKWLVNDGILLPDKASLYVTAIEDAEYKEDKIEFWNSVYGFDMSCIKKQAMMEPLVDTVDQNQIVTKSQLLKTMDISKMTSGDASFTAPFKLVAERDDYIHALVAYFDVSFTKCHKLMGFSTGPRSRGTHWKQTVLYLEDVITICEGEALTGSMTVAPNKKNPRDIDIMVKYEMSGRRCVVSRTQHYKMR